Proteins from a single region of Chengkuizengella sediminis:
- a CDS encoding DUF3656 domain-containing U32 family peptidase, with protein sequence MKRQIEDIELLAPAGDWDCMKAAVANGADAVYFGVDKFNARVRAKNFTIEDLPEVVSFLHTYGVKGFVTFNILVFEDELEAAKKLVEACMDAGVDALIVQDLGLVKMIREISPDFPIHGSTQMTITSPEAAEFTKPYEMERIVLGRENNLKHIQRIGEEAKLPMEVFVHGALCVSYSGQCLTSEMWGGRSANRGECAQACRLPYDMLVDGEHQPMGDVTYLLSPKDLAAIEIVPELIEAGVTSFKIEGRLKSPEYVANVVSKYRKAIDRYFEGKNAKPNKYEMRELQQSFSRGFTYGFLKGTNNKQLVEGTFPKSRGVFLGDVKQVTKRGVVCKLEAPLKRGDGIVYDAGDPTKDEEGGRIYDLIVDGIKFEGEAKEGQLIEIVLGRNDINLQRVHIGDRIWKTNDPKLDKILRETFETEKPYHIFPLEVMVTGKEGEPLTAKFTDIKTKHQVTVQTEKILEKAIKRPLEDGILQDQLGRMGGTIFYLENVINQLEGQVIVPIKELNKVRREAVEQLVEKRQEPISYTKREVDVYGDAVTNQSQAGDPNLVVLCRNLEQVQAVSETHVEWIYADFEFIKQYPAAVDCARKAGKKITLTTPRIHMPGETGYFSHILKLKPDAVLLRNTGAVHEFIKRKEENPTEEFPLMFGDFSLNMANHKTIELFQNSGLDRCTPSYDLNIQQMMDLLDKTDTSKLEVVIHQHLPMYHTEHCVYCTFLSEGTDYTNCGRPCEEHRVSLRDRIGMSHPVRVDEGCRNTVYNAIEQSGAEYLKHFIKSGVSHFRIEFLEESPEKVKEVISLYEKAIKGEISGTQVWRTLKATNQLGVTRGQLTK encoded by the coding sequence ATGAAACGTCAAATAGAAGATATAGAGTTGCTAGCACCTGCGGGTGATTGGGATTGTATGAAAGCAGCGGTAGCCAATGGAGCGGATGCTGTTTATTTTGGAGTAGATAAGTTTAATGCTCGTGTAAGAGCTAAGAACTTTACAATAGAAGATTTGCCAGAGGTCGTGTCTTTTTTACACACTTATGGCGTAAAAGGGTTCGTTACGTTTAACATACTAGTGTTTGAAGATGAATTAGAAGCGGCAAAAAAATTGGTTGAAGCCTGTATGGATGCAGGAGTAGATGCTTTGATCGTACAAGATTTAGGTTTAGTGAAAATGATTCGCGAAATCTCGCCAGACTTTCCGATTCATGGTTCGACTCAAATGACCATTACTTCTCCTGAAGCGGCTGAATTTACAAAACCTTATGAGATGGAAAGAATTGTGTTAGGAAGAGAAAATAATTTAAAACATATTCAACGAATTGGAGAAGAAGCGAAACTGCCGATGGAGGTTTTTGTTCACGGGGCTCTTTGTGTCTCCTACTCAGGTCAATGTTTAACTTCAGAAATGTGGGGAGGACGTTCAGCGAACCGAGGTGAGTGCGCTCAAGCTTGTAGATTGCCTTATGACATGCTGGTTGACGGTGAACATCAGCCAATGGGAGATGTCACTTATCTTTTGTCTCCAAAGGATTTAGCTGCGATTGAAATTGTACCAGAACTGATTGAAGCAGGGGTGACTTCATTTAAAATAGAAGGTCGCCTTAAAAGTCCTGAATATGTAGCGAATGTTGTGAGTAAATACAGAAAAGCGATAGATCGGTATTTTGAAGGTAAAAATGCAAAACCGAATAAGTATGAAATGCGTGAATTACAGCAAAGTTTTTCTCGTGGTTTTACTTACGGGTTTTTAAAAGGGACGAACAATAAACAATTAGTAGAGGGGACATTTCCTAAAAGCAGAGGCGTCTTTTTAGGAGATGTGAAACAAGTAACCAAACGAGGTGTTGTTTGTAAGTTAGAAGCTCCTTTAAAACGTGGTGATGGGATCGTTTATGATGCTGGTGATCCAACTAAAGATGAAGAAGGCGGACGTATTTATGATTTAATAGTTGATGGTATTAAGTTTGAAGGTGAAGCAAAAGAAGGGCAATTGATTGAAATTGTTTTAGGTCGTAACGATATTAATTTACAAAGAGTTCACATAGGAGATCGTATATGGAAAACAAATGATCCTAAATTAGATAAAATCCTGCGTGAAACTTTTGAAACTGAAAAACCATATCACATTTTTCCATTAGAAGTGATGGTAACTGGTAAAGAGGGTGAACCGCTGACTGCAAAGTTTACAGATATAAAAACTAAACATCAAGTTACAGTTCAGACGGAAAAAATATTAGAGAAAGCCATAAAAAGACCTTTAGAGGATGGAATTTTACAGGATCAATTGGGAAGAATGGGTGGCACGATTTTTTATTTAGAAAATGTGATCAATCAATTAGAAGGACAAGTCATTGTTCCTATCAAAGAATTAAATAAAGTTCGTCGTGAAGCGGTTGAACAGTTAGTAGAAAAAAGACAAGAACCAATTTCATATACAAAACGAGAAGTGGATGTATACGGTGATGCTGTTACAAATCAATCTCAAGCAGGTGATCCTAATTTAGTTGTACTATGTAGAAACCTAGAACAAGTACAAGCTGTATCTGAAACTCATGTTGAGTGGATTTATGCAGATTTTGAATTTATTAAACAATACCCTGCCGCGGTAGATTGTGCTCGTAAAGCTGGGAAGAAAATTACTTTAACAACTCCACGTATTCATATGCCAGGAGAAACAGGTTATTTCAGTCATATTTTAAAGCTGAAACCTGATGCAGTTTTGCTTAGAAATACAGGTGCTGTCCATGAGTTTATAAAAAGAAAAGAGGAAAATCCGACTGAAGAATTCCCATTGATGTTCGGTGATTTTTCCTTAAACATGGCAAATCATAAAACCATTGAACTTTTTCAAAACTCAGGTTTGGATCGCTGTACCCCTTCATATGATCTAAATATTCAGCAAATGATGGATTTATTAGATAAAACAGATACGTCCAAGCTGGAAGTTGTGATACATCAACACTTGCCTATGTATCATACTGAGCATTGTGTTTATTGCACTTTTTTAAGTGAAGGAACAGATTATACGAATTGTGGAAGACCTTGTGAGGAGCATCGTGTTTCTTTAAGAGATCGTATAGGTATGTCACATCCAGTTCGTGTAGATGAGGGCTGTCGGAATACCGTTTATAATGCAATTGAACAGTCTGGGGCAGAGTATTTAAAACATTTCATAAAATCAGGTGTATCACATTTTCGTATTGAATTTTTAGAAGAATCTCCGGAAAAAGTAAAAGAAGTGATAAGCTTATACGAGAAAGCGATTAAAGGTGAAATTAGTGGTACTCAAGTGTGGAGAACATTAAAAGCAACGAATCAACTAGGAGTCACAAGAGGTCAACTTACAAAATAA
- a CDS encoding RHS repeat-associated core domain-containing protein: protein MKKSYVSIILIFMMLFTTFVPTQVGAVGNQLSSEEDQDKIFGNDNIIENDQDSSKPEKINKQQLLKDILDRFSVSESYVEQQQEAGYTLNEIYSILFYMETQQLSYEEVLKILFPSPINVAHSETGPVNEEVLQEQEILPSIVAVGVVDSDTDNVSGSGKFFKSSNLEEPIELEEPPVYDSSTINQAPYSIGIENESISTLTGGLSLQYSDMNLPGRNGLSFSLNRIYDTASSQFDDIDYYKSTSTVNAYYVTFDAIKTTKDEVYTLTFDADKHVQEDRGNCSLYYIGGPHPPSYDLLYGIYDDSEVAKAKMDNPSFTKPGCEKTATSSLTKSTNSFPSTMSYSSGGYRGTLTKSGSSYVSSGSFTPADSRTETDSCEHTIVGHYDSTGNWKADAGGDSGDCPPSIPYNIGGYTGTLSRTSTTTNKPCLSPNTPGYKCTKSWTANYSGTVTRPESDTRKWKQEYSGTVSTSTTTSSTMAYGDWDTSGRYPWRYVYELKGSLRMETETVYEPTGEIVTLETQRFATRSAAEEMQQQIESSIGALVNYKDEEYLIANSPSTSVESDPISVDKYYNKTVMSFDERLYPIGKGWSWELPSIESKDGKKYMHMAGGGSYEINGSSLKNYPWEGFTFSTDTSVTVGEEHSQYKLTSTDGLTKQYFTSDGRVIQISDAYDNTIQFFYDHHAVYDRKLLSQVQDAIGNTIDITYTETEVTLTKGEEKVTYHKRMEEGKELLDSVVDAENRRTEYKYSIGTATSNLIASKSSRAISNDYALLTEIHHPTGAVTSYEYEPSPVKRYIGSSSINYVYRIASREDQIWYDNGTQDLYNRQYFNYNGTDYGQSYSSDFTFSTTINDLIETKYTYSKDYVSSSVGSKYYLDQVQSTAEGSEKTTAYEYSKKVGSNTYPVEVATSTTRTNNQTSDQLITSTTYDDYGNVTHTTAETGATTTYTYDRNHLLETVLQQVDQTRSIYKNYARNEQGSITQIEVRENGPTGKLLQKINYSNFDPYGNIRTVTVQNTDSTTESAIEYSSVYQSAFPTMQNVQVTDVDGVNSTITTTAEYDILTGRLTSWKDGRQNTVGDPNEGKETGYQYDHLGRIEKVVYPDATTFTVAYDDLNNTTTSTNAEANQTQTIFNSLGWKVEEGWFDEVGYKKKADYHYDLYGRLDYRIDESLNTTQYTYDNWGRQTGITHGNDAITTIQYNDAQRTVTTTDPEQNGVIESYDLYGNVQQIEEKNFITGVTTKVASYEHEPISRQTLKQMDGKDNSTQFTYDVTGQLQSVTNDLLETTTYEYDMMGNLTKLIYPDGNFIEKKYDEKGRLIQTIDAMNQTEKMYYDSNSNVIRNIDRNGVNFHYEYTSLNQLEKQISPDETISYLYDQAGRRISMTDITGNTFYDYNDYTGELDAVTYPDGLNIVYEYENGLLKSMTDPFGLTTYYTYNSLNGLATIGTNNPDLGSDLEVDVEYSYYDNGQLQNTHLNNVPGIDSEYIYKGTQLDTLTHQVGTNETNRFKYGYDNNKNIVTRTENDVTELFTYDDLNRIETSAEFDEVYSYDNRGNRLTMQSTQFPSKRPKELGYDDRDRLTDVTIEGKRVEYKYNGDGYLVERSEQGETTRYYYDGEVIIAEATIVNGTPRLKAHYIRGNQLEIIEYADASRAYVLTNGHGDVVELRDENGNVLNAYTYDIWGNPIIEQEQIHNPFRYAGELWDDATQLQYLRARWYDPSIGRFINEDTYEGEINNPLSLNLYTYVKNNPLRYSDPSGNKEEEAGNIHVRNDIYVEDPWVTLYINKVATYRGKGSRKGKQELVKIIAKEFVDASNLTGQIWRFDPFTRGEIFEEVLAQTEYEFDDWYNIGQEQNGFFPVLDFVNSRKAVSVKSIDPRSYKDDLATYKALDYINALTERKIYIGGDLVENEDRILHIVIPKGTKDYFDHVRINKASKGIEIIWEEF, encoded by the coding sequence ATGAAAAAGTCATACGTATCTATCATACTCATATTTATGATGCTATTTACTACGTTCGTCCCTACACAAGTAGGGGCGGTTGGCAATCAGTTATCGTCTGAAGAAGATCAGGATAAGATTTTTGGAAATGATAATATAATTGAAAATGATCAAGATTCATCTAAACCGGAAAAAATAAATAAACAACAATTATTAAAGGATATATTAGACCGTTTTTCTGTCAGCGAATCTTACGTGGAGCAGCAGCAAGAAGCTGGTTATACTTTAAATGAAATCTATTCAATTTTATTTTACATGGAAACGCAGCAACTAAGTTATGAAGAAGTATTGAAGATCCTATTTCCTTCGCCTATCAATGTAGCCCATAGTGAAACGGGGCCTGTGAATGAGGAAGTGTTACAAGAACAAGAGATCCTTCCAAGTATAGTGGCTGTAGGTGTAGTCGATAGTGACACAGATAATGTAAGCGGTTCTGGAAAGTTTTTTAAATCATCTAATTTAGAAGAACCGATAGAATTGGAAGAACCGCCAGTCTATGATTCTAGCACAATAAATCAGGCACCGTATTCAATTGGAATCGAAAATGAATCCATCTCAACCTTAACTGGCGGACTTTCGTTACAATACTCAGATATGAACTTGCCGGGGCGAAATGGATTATCTTTTTCCTTGAATCGAATCTATGATACCGCCTCCTCTCAATTTGACGATATAGATTATTATAAGAGCACATCAACTGTGAATGCATATTATGTTACATTTGATGCTATAAAAACAACAAAAGATGAAGTTTATACCTTAACATTTGATGCAGATAAGCATGTACAAGAAGATAGAGGAAATTGTTCTCTTTATTATATTGGTGGTCCTCATCCTCCTTCTTATGATCTGCTATATGGTATTTATGATGATTCTGAAGTAGCTAAAGCAAAGATGGATAATCCCTCTTTTACTAAACCAGGATGTGAAAAAACAGCAACTTCATCTCTTACCAAAAGCACCAACAGTTTCCCATCAACTATGTCATATAGTTCGGGAGGTTATAGAGGAACTTTAACTAAATCAGGTTCCTCCTACGTATCTTCAGGTTCTTTTACTCCAGCAGATTCTAGGACTGAAACGGATTCTTGTGAGCATACGATCGTAGGACATTATGATTCCACGGGGAATTGGAAAGCAGATGCTGGTGGAGATTCTGGTGATTGCCCTCCCTCTATTCCGTACAATATTGGGGGGTATACAGGTACGCTCTCCCGCACATCGACGACAACCAATAAACCGTGTCTTTCTCCCAACACCCCGGGTTACAAATGCACGAAATCGTGGACAGCAAATTATTCGGGTACTGTAACAAGACCTGAATCCGATACACGTAAATGGAAACAGGAATATTCGGGTACTGTCTCAACATCAACTACAACCTCTAGTACGATGGCATATGGTGATTGGGATACTAGTGGACGGTACCCTTGGAGATATGTTTATGAATTAAAAGGTTCTCTGAGAATGGAAACTGAGACTGTGTATGAACCGACAGGTGAAATTGTTACATTAGAAACGCAGAGATTTGCTACTCGATCGGCTGCAGAAGAAATGCAACAACAAATAGAGAGTAGTATTGGAGCTCTCGTAAATTATAAAGATGAGGAATACTTGATAGCTAATTCACCAAGCACTTCCGTTGAGTCGGATCCAATATCAGTGGATAAATACTATAATAAGACAGTGATGTCTTTCGATGAAAGATTATATCCGATTGGAAAAGGGTGGAGCTGGGAACTACCTTCTATTGAAAGTAAAGATGGTAAAAAATATATGCATATGGCAGGTGGAGGGAGTTATGAAATTAATGGCTCTTCGCTTAAAAATTATCCATGGGAAGGTTTTACTTTTTCTACGGATACATCAGTTACGGTAGGTGAAGAACATTCACAATATAAGCTCACTTCAACAGATGGATTGACCAAGCAATACTTTACGAGTGATGGACGCGTGATCCAAATTTCGGATGCGTATGATAATACGATTCAATTTTTCTATGACCACCATGCGGTCTATGATCGAAAATTATTAAGTCAGGTTCAAGATGCAATAGGTAATACGATAGATATTACGTATACGGAAACCGAAGTCACCCTTACCAAAGGGGAGGAAAAAGTTACTTATCATAAACGGATGGAAGAGGGGAAAGAATTACTCGATTCCGTTGTGGATGCGGAAAATAGGAGAACGGAATATAAATATTCGATCGGAACGGCGACATCAAATTTAATTGCTTCGAAATCAAGTCGTGCGATTTCTAATGATTATGCATTACTCACTGAAATCCATCATCCTACGGGTGCTGTGACCTCCTATGAATATGAACCATCACCTGTTAAGCGATATATCGGTTCAAGTTCAATCAACTATGTGTACCGTATAGCTTCACGTGAAGATCAAATTTGGTACGATAATGGCACCCAAGATTTATATAACCGTCAATATTTTAACTATAACGGAACTGACTATGGACAATCTTACAGCAGCGACTTTACATTCTCAACGACGATCAATGATTTAATTGAAACGAAATATACCTACAGTAAAGATTATGTAAGCAGTAGTGTAGGATCGAAATATTACTTAGATCAAGTCCAGTCTACAGCAGAAGGCTCGGAAAAAACTACAGCATATGAATACAGCAAAAAGGTAGGTAGTAATACGTATCCAGTAGAGGTGGCGACCTCTACAACACGTACAAATAATCAAACCTCTGATCAATTGATCACGAGTACAACGTATGATGATTACGGGAATGTGACACATACCACAGCTGAAACGGGTGCAACCACCACCTATACGTATGATCGTAATCATTTACTCGAAACCGTATTACAGCAGGTAGATCAAACTAGAAGTATCTATAAAAACTATGCTCGGAATGAACAAGGAAGTATTACGCAAATCGAAGTGAGGGAGAATGGACCTACGGGTAAGTTACTGCAAAAAATAAACTATAGTAACTTCGACCCTTATGGAAATATAAGGACAGTCACGGTGCAAAATACGGATTCTACGACTGAATCTGCAATAGAATATAGTAGTGTGTATCAAAGTGCTTTCCCAACAATGCAGAACGTTCAGGTCACCGATGTTGATGGTGTTAACTCTACCATTACCACCACCGCTGAATATGATATATTAACGGGACGTTTAACGAGTTGGAAAGATGGAAGACAGAATACGGTGGGGGACCCCAATGAAGGAAAAGAGACGGGGTATCAATATGATCATTTAGGTCGGATTGAAAAAGTAGTTTATCCAGATGCAACAACGTTCACCGTAGCGTATGATGATCTGAATAATACCACAACGTCCACCAATGCAGAAGCGAATCAGACGCAAACGATTTTTAATTCGTTAGGATGGAAAGTCGAAGAAGGATGGTTTGATGAGGTAGGGTATAAGAAGAAGGCAGACTATCACTATGATCTTTATGGAAGACTGGATTATCGTATCGATGAATCCTTGAATACAACGCAGTATACGTATGACAACTGGGGTCGTCAAACGGGGATTACACATGGCAATGATGCTATAACTACCATACAGTATAATGATGCACAGCGCACGGTTACAACCACTGATCCTGAACAAAACGGAGTTATTGAAAGTTATGATCTCTATGGCAATGTACAACAAATAGAAGAAAAGAATTTCATTACGGGAGTAACGACAAAGGTAGCTAGTTATGAGCATGAACCCATTAGTAGGCAAACGTTGAAGCAAATGGATGGTAAGGATAACAGTACTCAATTTACCTATGACGTAACAGGTCAACTGCAAAGTGTTACGAACGATTTACTAGAAACCACTACTTATGAATATGACATGATGGGCAACTTAACGAAATTAATCTATCCTGATGGCAATTTTATAGAGAAAAAATATGATGAAAAAGGTCGTCTGATTCAAACCATCGATGCTATGAACCAGACTGAAAAGATGTATTACGATTCCAATAGTAATGTAATACGAAACATAGATCGTAATGGGGTAAACTTTCACTATGAATATACCAGCTTAAATCAATTAGAAAAACAAATCAGTCCAGATGAAACAATTTCTTACTTGTATGATCAAGCGGGTAGAAGAATATCCATGACGGATATAACGGGCAACACATTTTACGACTATAATGATTATACGGGAGAACTTGATGCTGTTACTTATCCAGATGGATTAAATATCGTTTACGAATATGAAAATGGACTACTTAAGAGTATGACTGATCCCTTTGGTCTGACAACCTATTACACCTACAATAGTTTAAATGGATTAGCAACCATAGGAACCAACAACCCGGATTTAGGGTCCGATTTGGAAGTGGATGTGGAGTATTCTTATTACGATAATGGGCAATTACAAAATACACATTTAAATAATGTACCCGGAATTGATAGTGAATATATTTACAAAGGAACACAATTAGATACTTTAACCCATCAAGTAGGAACCAATGAGACGAATCGTTTTAAGTATGGATATGATAACAATAAAAACATCGTTACCCGAACAGAAAATGACGTAACGGAATTATTTACTTATGATGATTTAAATCGAATTGAAACCTCGGCAGAGTTTGACGAAGTCTACTCTTACGATAATCGAGGCAATCGTTTAACGATGCAATCCACGCAATTCCCAAGTAAACGTCCGAAGGAACTTGGGTATGATGACCGCGATCGATTAACGGATGTGACGATCGAAGGGAAGCGTGTAGAGTATAAATATAACGGGGATGGATATCTTGTAGAGCGTAGCGAACAGGGAGAGACAACGCGCTATTATTATGATGGTGAAGTCATTATAGCCGAAGCTACCATAGTGAATGGAACACCGAGGCTCAAAGCACATTATATACGTGGTAATCAATTAGAAATCATTGAGTATGCAGACGCCTCAAGAGCCTATGTGTTAACTAACGGTCATGGGGATGTGGTGGAACTTAGAGACGAGAATGGAAATGTTCTGAACGCGTATACTTATGATATATGGGGTAATCCCATCATCGAACAAGAACAAATACACAATCCATTTCGCTACGCAGGAGAACTATGGGATGACGCAACCCAGTTGCAGTACCTTAGAGCAAGATGGTATGATCCAAGTATTGGAAGGTTTATTAATGAGGATACGTATGAAGGGGAGATTAATAACCCACTTAGTTTGAATTTGTATACGTATGTTAAGAATAATCCATTGAGGTATAGTGATCCTTCAGGTAACAAAGAAGAAGAAGCTGGGAACATACATGTTAGAAATGATATCTATGTTGAAGACCCCTGGGTCACACTATATATTAATAAAGTAGCAACTTATAGAGGTAAAGGTAGTCGGAAGGGCAAACAGGAGCTTGTTAAAATTATTGCAAAAGAATTTGTAGATGCAAGTAATCTCACTGGACAAATTTGGCGATTCGATCCATTTACACGTGGAGAGATTTTTGAAGAGGTTCTTGCTCAAACAGAATATGAATTCGATGATTGGTATAATATAGGACAAGAACAAAATGGTTTTTTTCCAGTACTTGATTTTGTGAACTCTCGAAAAGCGGTTAGTGTAAAATCAATAGACCCAAGATCTTATAAGGATGATTTGGCAACATACAAGGCCCTTGATTACATTAATGCTTTAACGGAAAGAAAAATATATATTGGTGGAGATTTAGTTGAAAACGAAGATAGAATACTGCACATAGTTATACCAAAAGGAACGAAAGATTATTTTGACCATGTAAGAATTAATAAGGCTAGTAAAGGTATTGAAATTATTTGGGAGGAGTTCTAA
- a CDS encoding DNRLRE domain-containing protein: protein MSTSRKKPRFSTIFLAIIIFSLIGSQFAFIANGEPQSVEPKEIMELTQERTEFSTRYLNPDGSYTEEIYLEPQFYQDTTDKKWKKINNNLKKNNKNAKHETTANAFKASFADEMNENELVTVEKGGKSISLIPLNAKKVKGKVENNEITYTGMYDDVDIRYQVKGSAVKEDIILHRLPSSNIFTFEMKLKGLTATTNSDGIIVFEDNKGSQQFYFQKPYMFDANGTYSDAVTLSLREEKGKTYVDVIADSAFLEDPSTQYPVTIDPTVDNWDVSRDMFVSSIASTTSFSSESNFKTGLNNTFGTTRSFVSFFIPTIPTDSTITYASFHAYQLKDDPTMVSIDLYRVTSPWEEPTTTFNNQPTVGASPESTTTNNIVNDYWEWDITELARDWYSGTQANYGFMLKQQNESTSPSREFRSVTGGNFTPRITIHYTLDPIEPEVIQLNTPLNVSVQSGESNIYEFIPNEDGLYKIHTYSNGVDSDTYLHLFSDMELTNELTFNDDANDVYSEIQYELQAGVSYYIKYRGYSDEAASSWLEINKIVLVPDSPIGFTATQGNGEVQLNWDVNTGVDSYNIKRSEVSGGPYSIISSGVTTSSYTDTNVNNGTTYYYVVSAVNGSGESANSNEVVATPEAVITVPEAPTNLNGITGDSFVDLSWNAANNADSYIVKRATTSSGPYSTVASNVSGTTYSDSSVTNGTTYYYVVSAVNIAGESGNSNEISVTPEGAPSNVTDSFEPNDSIETAHAMNVGQFLDSYVSSSADKDFYQFTATDSGIYHVDLNVPAGVRYGMYVYDENQAIVGEGNWTNDVYFLAESGKNYSISIFSADGSFSETPYNLLVDLFGTNEPTDPTEPPVNGVLNYEYEYDANGNLINVRVTSVEQ, encoded by the coding sequence ATGTCAACATCAAGAAAAAAACCTCGTTTTAGCACTATCTTTTTAGCCATTATTATTTTTAGTTTAATAGGTTCACAGTTTGCTTTTATAGCAAATGGAGAACCTCAATCAGTGGAACCAAAAGAAATAATGGAGTTAACACAAGAAAGAACTGAGTTCTCTACACGTTATCTGAATCCTGATGGAAGTTATACAGAAGAAATTTATTTAGAACCCCAATTCTATCAAGATACTACGGATAAAAAGTGGAAGAAAATTAATAACAATTTGAAAAAAAATAATAAAAATGCTAAACATGAAACTACAGCGAATGCTTTTAAAGCTTCCTTTGCAGATGAAATGAATGAAAATGAGCTGGTTACAGTAGAAAAAGGTGGAAAAAGCATTTCTCTTATTCCTTTAAATGCAAAAAAGGTTAAAGGGAAGGTTGAAAATAATGAAATTACATACACAGGGATGTATGACGATGTAGATATTCGTTACCAAGTGAAGGGGAGTGCAGTAAAAGAAGATATTATACTTCATCGTCTTCCTTCAAGTAATATTTTTACGTTTGAAATGAAATTAAAAGGTTTAACAGCAACTACGAATTCAGATGGGATCATTGTATTTGAAGATAACAAAGGATCACAGCAATTCTATTTTCAAAAACCATACATGTTTGATGCAAATGGAACATATTCTGATGCAGTAACTCTTTCCTTAAGAGAAGAAAAAGGGAAAACGTATGTTGATGTTATTGCTGATTCAGCGTTTTTAGAAGATCCTTCTACACAGTATCCAGTTACAATTGATCCTACTGTAGATAATTGGGATGTTAGTAGAGATATGTTCGTTTCAAGTATTGCTTCAACTACATCGTTTTCAAGTGAGTCAAATTTTAAAACAGGACTTAATAATACTTTTGGGACAACACGCTCATTTGTAAGTTTCTTTATACCTACGATTCCTACGGATAGCACGATCACCTATGCTTCGTTCCATGCCTATCAATTAAAAGATGACCCTACCATGGTATCCATTGATTTATATAGAGTGACTAGTCCATGGGAGGAACCAACTACAACATTTAACAACCAGCCGACTGTTGGAGCAAGTCCAGAATCCACGACAACAAATAATATTGTCAATGATTATTGGGAATGGGATATTACAGAACTAGCAAGAGATTGGTATAGTGGGACTCAAGCCAATTATGGATTTATGTTGAAACAACAAAATGAATCAACTTCTCCGAGCCGTGAGTTTAGATCTGTAACGGGTGGTAATTTCACACCTAGAATTACAATCCACTATACATTAGATCCAATTGAGCCAGAAGTTATCCAGTTGAATACTCCATTAAATGTGTCCGTTCAAAGTGGAGAATCTAATATATATGAATTTATTCCAAATGAAGATGGGTTATATAAAATTCATACGTATTCTAATGGTGTTGATAGTGACACTTACTTACATCTATTTAGTGACATGGAACTTACAAACGAACTTACATTCAATGATGATGCTAATGATGTTTACTCTGAAATCCAATATGAATTACAAGCAGGAGTTTCCTATTATATTAAATATAGAGGCTACTCTGATGAAGCTGCTAGCTCTTGGTTAGAAATAAATAAAATAGTATTAGTGCCCGATTCACCAATCGGATTTACTGCAACACAAGGGAATGGAGAAGTACAATTGAATTGGGATGTAAATACAGGTGTAGATAGTTATAACATTAAGCGATCAGAAGTAAGTGGAGGTCCTTACTCAATCATTTCTAGTGGAGTGACCACATCAAGCTACACGGATACGAATGTAAATAACGGAACAACATACTACTATGTGGTGAGTGCTGTCAATGGTTCTGGTGAAAGTGCAAATTCAAATGAAGTTGTTGCAACCCCTGAAGCTGTTATCACTGTTCCTGAAGCACCAACAAATTTGAATGGAATTACTGGTGATTCATTCGTAGATTTAAGCTGGAATGCTGCAAATAATGCGGATAGCTATATAGTTAAACGTGCTACAACATCAAGTGGTCCATATTCTACAGTTGCTTCAAATGTAAGTGGAACAACTTATTCTGATTCAAGTGTAACAAATGGAACGACATATTATTATGTAGTTAGTGCAGTGAATATTGCAGGTGAAAGTGGAAATTCAAATGAAATCAGTGTTACTCCTGAGGGGGCTCCTTCAAACGTCACAGATTCTTTTGAACCAAATGATAGTATAGAAACTGCTCATGCGATGAACGTTGGTCAATTCCTTGATTCCTACGTGAGTTCAAGTGCAGATAAAGATTTCTATCAATTTACTGCAACAGATTCAGGAATTTATCATGTCGACCTTAATGTACCAGCAGGTGTAAGATACGGAATGTATGTTTATGATGAAAATCAAGCTATAGTTGGTGAAGGAAATTGGACAAACGACGTCTACTTTTTAGCTGAGAGTGGGAAAAACTATTCTATTTCTATCTTCAGTGCAGATGGAAGTTTTTCAGAAACACCATATAACTTATTAGTAGATTTATTTGGAACGAATGAACCAACTGATCCAACTGAACCTCCAGTGAATGGAGTACTAAATTATGAGTATGAATATGATGCGAACGGAAATTTGATTAATGTACGAGTGACTAGTGTTGAACAATAG